Proteins from a single region of Verrucosispora sp. NA02020:
- a CDS encoding class I adenylate-forming enzyme family protein, with protein MIHALDATVLEHAAQHPDRPLYAFDLDRTVSAGEFADLAGRRAATLAALDVGRGDRIAVWAENSLDWLVLLAAAAWRGAALVTLHPGLSTPELTTALARSRPRRLFVARRLRDRDGAATAAQALAALPGSARPYGWHVLGDNLAGIGDGTVPAPAGHPDATLNIQFTSGSTGPPKMVALSARNLIANARWTADAAGLGATDRIASPLPLAHAAGLSSGAVLALVTGALWVSVSRFRTEPVLTQIARHRCTVLQAVPTMATMLADTVEAAPDRFDLSSLRVGFLGGAPCAPALLARTRRVLGLDRIAVIYGQTEAGPTISVDPGDASCGSPGDTVGRIVADLDAVVVTPGTRTELPPGHAGELLVRGESVTAGYVDDPTATQAAITTDGWLRTGDLGALDTDRILTLTGRVKELIIRGGENISPAEVEAALLDDAAVAQVCVLGLPSPRWGEEVAALVVAAPGTTPDPDRLAGAAAARLARHKVPTLIRTVPDLPLLPSGKVDRRAALGLLTGEEQR; from the coding sequence GTGATCCACGCCCTCGACGCCACCGTCCTGGAGCACGCCGCCCAGCATCCGGACCGCCCCCTGTACGCCTTCGACCTGGACCGGACGGTGTCGGCGGGGGAGTTCGCCGACCTCGCCGGCCGGCGGGCGGCCACCCTGGCCGCGCTCGACGTCGGCCGGGGCGACCGGATCGCCGTGTGGGCCGAGAACAGCCTCGACTGGCTGGTTCTGCTGGCCGCCGCGGCGTGGCGGGGCGCCGCCCTGGTGACCCTGCATCCGGGGCTGAGCACCCCGGAGCTGACCACGGCGCTGGCCCGCAGCCGTCCCCGCCGACTCTTCGTCGCCCGTCGCCTCCGCGACCGCGACGGCGCCGCCACCGCCGCGCAGGCGCTCGCCGCACTGCCCGGGTCCGCCCGCCCGTACGGCTGGCACGTCCTCGGCGACAACCTGGCCGGGATCGGCGACGGCACAGTGCCCGCTCCCGCCGGACACCCGGACGCCACCCTGAACATCCAGTTCACCTCCGGCTCGACCGGCCCGCCGAAGATGGTCGCGCTCAGCGCCCGCAACCTGATCGCCAACGCGCGGTGGACCGCCGACGCCGCCGGACTCGGCGCCACCGACCGGATCGCCTCACCGCTGCCCCTGGCCCACGCGGCCGGGCTCAGCAGCGGCGCCGTGCTAGCCCTGGTCACCGGGGCGCTGTGGGTGTCGGTGAGCCGATTCCGCACCGAACCGGTGCTCACCCAGATCGCCCGGCACCGGTGCACCGTGCTCCAGGCCGTCCCGACGATGGCCACGATGCTCGCCGACACCGTGGAGGCCGCACCGGACCGCTTCGACCTGTCGTCGCTGCGGGTCGGCTTCCTCGGCGGCGCGCCCTGCGCACCGGCGCTGCTCGCCCGCACCCGCCGGGTACTCGGCCTGGACCGCATCGCCGTGATCTACGGGCAGACCGAGGCCGGCCCGACGATCAGCGTCGACCCCGGCGACGCGAGCTGCGGCAGCCCCGGCGACACCGTCGGACGGATCGTCGCGGACCTGGACGCCGTCGTCGTCACTCCCGGCACCCGCACCGAACTGCCCCCCGGCCACGCCGGTGAGCTGCTGGTCCGTGGCGAGTCGGTGACCGCCGGGTACGTCGACGACCCGACCGCCACCCAGGCCGCGATCACCACCGACGGCTGGCTGCGCACCGGCGACCTGGGCGCGCTCGACACCGACCGGATCCTCACCCTCACCGGCCGGGTCAAGGAACTGATCATCCGAGGCGGCGAGAACATCAGCCCGGCCGAGGTGGAGGCGGCCCTGCTCGACGACGCGGCCGTGGCGCAGGTGTGCGTACTCGGCCTGCCGTCACCGCGCTGGGGCGAAGAGGTCGCCGCCCTCGTCGTCGCCGCCCCGGGCACCACGCCCGACCCCGACCGGCTCGCCGGGGCGGCCGCCGCCCGACTGGCCCGACACAAGGTGCCGACGCTGATCCGTACCGTGCCGGACCTGCCGTTACTGCCGTCCGGCAAGGTCGACCGGCGCGCCGCGCTCGGCCTGCTCACCGGTGAGGAGCAACGCTGA
- a CDS encoding ABC transporter permease — translation MSVDLRAVPEKTSRDTTGPARRRTSRPRLTRIGLSALSVLLGVVIWDLVSRNYTAFFLPSPLLTWRGAVELIQDGTLASSISASSTRILTGWALGVVIGVPVGLLMGCVPWLRLMLDPYIQFFRFVPPIAFVTLAIIWLGPGEASKIALIFYTTVFIVALNTLAGVLSVDELRLRAARALGANAARTLASVVLPSTVPHVVTGARLAMGNSFLTIVSAEIVAAQSGLGSLIWTARNYAKTEWVFVGIITLGLLGYLFDWILRTVTSKTLRRYGVTF, via the coding sequence ATGAGCGTGGACCTCCGCGCGGTGCCGGAGAAGACCAGCCGGGACACGACCGGCCCGGCCCGCCGCCGCACCAGCCGACCCAGGCTGACCCGGATCGGCCTGTCGGCCCTGTCGGTGCTGCTCGGCGTCGTCATCTGGGACCTGGTCAGCCGCAACTACACCGCCTTCTTCCTGCCCTCGCCGCTGCTCACCTGGCGCGGTGCGGTCGAACTCATCCAGGACGGCACGCTGGCCAGCTCGATCAGCGCCTCGTCGACCCGGATCCTCACCGGCTGGGCGCTCGGTGTCGTCATCGGCGTACCGGTCGGGCTCCTGATGGGCTGCGTACCGTGGCTGCGGCTGATGCTGGACCCGTACATCCAGTTCTTCCGGTTCGTCCCGCCGATCGCCTTCGTCACCCTGGCGATCATCTGGCTCGGGCCGGGAGAGGCGTCGAAGATCGCGCTGATCTTCTACACCACCGTCTTCATCGTCGCGCTCAACACGCTGGCCGGCGTCCTGTCCGTCGACGAACTACGCCTGCGCGCCGCCCGCGCGCTCGGCGCCAACGCGGCACGCACCCTGGCCTCGGTGGTGCTGCCGTCGACCGTGCCGCACGTCGTGACCGGCGCCCGGCTGGCCATGGGCAACTCCTTCCTGACGATCGTCTCCGCCGAGATCGTCGCGGCACAGAGCGGCCTCGGATCGCTCATCTGGACCGCCCGCAACTACGCCAAGACCGAATGGGTCTTCGTCGGCATCATCACCCTGGGCCTGCTCGGCTACCTCTTCGACTGGATCCTGCGGACCGTCACCAGCAAGACCCTGCGCCGCTACGGCGTCACCTTCTGA
- a CDS encoding hydantoinase/oxoprolinase family protein — protein MLCIGVDIGGTFTDVIVYEPATARLAEAKTLSTPDDPAAAIFEGLAKLGVRLDEVDRFVHGTTRVTNALLEGSGEPVSVVATEGFRDVLEMGLGHRPQLYSVKEAGRPPLTPRRLRHVLPERIGADGSVVRPLDTAALDSVLDRVAAAGPKAVAVCLLHSYRNPAHERAAAARLAERYPDLVCTISSDVVPEQGEYERFATTVLNASVRSTVSDYLRGLGDTLAEGGYAHPLSIMTSSGGVVSTEEAGRLPINLALSGPAGGVAASVHVAGLAGYPNVITCDIGGTSTDVCLIKNGTPLMTNDGTIAGYPNRTFQVEINTIGAGGGSIAWRDLGGELRIGPRSAGSTPGPAAYGRGGTEPTTTDAHLLVGHLAAEESLGGEVRLDVAAARTAMHRLATEFGLDDLELAHGILTIATAKMTSAIKEISVACGHDPRDFVLMPFGGAGPMHATVLADDLGIRRVLVPPVPGNFSALGFVTAQARHDYVRTVLVAADESGLHAVRAVVAELRDTARAQLKAEDGVEPDQVTFGLSVGMRFRGQSFDLAVPVEDVPATVEDLVAAFHAAYADRYAYARSGHPVEIVNCRLTAYGPRPDVRFAPPSGTTPQPEPTRVYGAHGWVDATVHRRTDLAPGRTVSGPAVIRENGSTTVVGAGWTATVDDHGNLLLVKE, from the coding sequence ATGCTGTGCATCGGCGTCGACATCGGTGGCACCTTCACCGACGTCATCGTGTACGAGCCGGCCACCGCCCGGCTCGCCGAGGCCAAGACCCTGTCCACGCCCGACGACCCGGCCGCGGCCATCTTCGAGGGCCTGGCCAAGCTCGGCGTACGCCTCGACGAGGTCGACCGCTTCGTCCACGGCACCACCCGGGTCACCAACGCACTGCTGGAAGGCTCCGGCGAGCCGGTCAGCGTGGTCGCCACCGAGGGCTTCCGCGACGTCCTGGAGATGGGGCTCGGGCACCGACCGCAGCTCTACAGCGTCAAGGAGGCGGGACGCCCCCCGCTGACCCCCCGTCGACTGCGGCACGTCCTGCCCGAGCGCATCGGCGCCGACGGCAGCGTCGTGCGGCCGCTGGACACCGCCGCCCTCGACAGCGTGCTGGACCGGGTGGCCGCCGCCGGGCCGAAGGCCGTGGCCGTCTGCCTGCTGCACTCCTACCGCAACCCGGCGCACGAGCGGGCCGCCGCCGCCCGTCTCGCCGAACGCTATCCCGACCTGGTCTGCACCATCTCCTCCGACGTGGTGCCGGAACAGGGCGAGTACGAGCGCTTCGCCACCACCGTGCTCAACGCCAGCGTCCGCTCCACCGTCTCCGACTACCTGCGCGGACTCGGCGACACCCTCGCCGAGGGCGGCTACGCCCACCCACTGTCGATCATGACCAGCAGCGGCGGTGTGGTGTCCACCGAGGAGGCCGGCCGGCTGCCGATCAACCTGGCCCTGTCCGGCCCGGCCGGCGGCGTCGCCGCCAGCGTCCACGTCGCCGGCCTGGCCGGCTACCCGAACGTGATCACCTGCGACATCGGCGGCACCAGCACCGACGTCTGCCTGATCAAGAACGGCACCCCGTTGATGACCAACGACGGGACGATCGCCGGCTACCCGAACCGCACCTTCCAGGTCGAGATCAACACCATCGGTGCCGGTGGCGGCTCGATCGCCTGGCGCGACCTCGGCGGCGAACTCCGCATCGGCCCCCGCAGCGCCGGCTCCACCCCCGGCCCCGCCGCCTACGGCCGGGGCGGCACCGAGCCGACGACCACCGACGCCCACCTGCTCGTCGGCCACCTCGCCGCCGAGGAGAGCCTCGGCGGCGAGGTACGCCTCGACGTCGCCGCCGCCCGCACGGCCATGCACCGCCTGGCCACCGAGTTCGGCCTCGACGACCTGGAACTGGCACACGGCATCCTCACCATCGCCACCGCCAAGATGACCAGCGCGATCAAGGAGATCTCGGTCGCCTGCGGCCACGACCCCCGGGACTTCGTGCTGATGCCCTTCGGCGGCGCCGGCCCCATGCACGCCACCGTGCTCGCCGACGACCTGGGCATCCGCCGGGTCCTCGTGCCACCGGTGCCGGGCAACTTCTCCGCCCTCGGCTTCGTCACCGCCCAGGCCCGGCACGACTACGTCCGCACCGTGCTGGTGGCGGCCGACGAGAGCGGACTGCACGCCGTACGTGCCGTGGTGGCCGAACTGCGCGACACCGCACGGGCCCAGCTCAAGGCCGAGGACGGCGTCGAACCCGACCAGGTCACCTTCGGTCTGTCGGTGGGGATGCGGTTCCGGGGCCAGTCCTTCGACCTCGCCGTCCCCGTCGAGGACGTCCCGGCCACCGTCGAGGACCTGGTCGCGGCCTTCCACGCCGCCTACGCCGACCGGTACGCCTACGCCCGCTCCGGCCACCCGGTCGAGATCGTCAACTGCCGACTCACCGCCTACGGCCCTCGCCCCGACGTACGGTTCGCGCCCCCGTCCGGCACCACCCCCCAGCCCGAGCCGACCCGCGTCTACGGCGCACACGGCTGGGTCGACGCCACCGTCCACCGCCGCACCGACCTGGCCCCCGGCCGCACGGTGTCCGGTCCGGCCGTCATCCGGGAGAACGGCAGCACGACCGTGGTCGGCGCCGGGTGGACCGCGACCGTCGACGACCACGGAAACCTGCTGCTCGTCAAGGAGTGA
- a CDS encoding ABC transporter ATP-binding protein, with the protein MSVSDVDIRFGDFVAVRQANLDIAAGEFVCLLGPSGCGKSTLLNAIAGFVTPVGGEVTCAGARVTGPDVSRGVVFQSAEALFPWLTVRQNVEFGPRMRGVGKAQRAADVDRYLAMVGLSHSADRFPGQLSGGMRQRAQLARVLANEPSVVLMDEPFGALDAQTRLVMQVELDRIWRETGATIVFVTHDIGEAILLGDRIVTMTAGPSAAIKTVYPCDLPRPRDLTDPASAALFRELREDIGAEVARTLQAQGLDDGHDGRQRPTTDGADRKARR; encoded by the coding sequence GTGTCCGTGAGCGACGTCGACATCCGGTTCGGCGACTTCGTTGCGGTCCGCCAGGCGAACCTGGACATCGCCGCAGGGGAGTTCGTCTGCCTGCTCGGCCCCAGCGGCTGCGGCAAGTCGACACTGCTCAACGCGATCGCCGGCTTCGTCACACCCGTCGGTGGGGAGGTGACCTGCGCGGGCGCGCGGGTCACCGGCCCCGACGTCTCCCGGGGCGTGGTCTTCCAGAGCGCCGAAGCGCTCTTCCCGTGGCTGACGGTCCGACAGAACGTCGAGTTCGGCCCGCGCATGCGCGGCGTCGGCAAGGCCCAGCGGGCCGCCGACGTCGACCGCTACCTGGCGATGGTCGGGCTCAGCCACAGCGCCGACCGGTTCCCCGGCCAACTCTCCGGCGGCATGCGCCAACGCGCACAACTGGCCCGGGTGCTGGCCAACGAACCGTCGGTCGTGCTGATGGACGAGCCCTTCGGCGCCCTGGACGCCCAGACCCGCCTGGTCATGCAGGTCGAACTCGACCGGATCTGGCGTGAGACCGGCGCCACCATCGTGTTCGTCACGCACGACATCGGCGAGGCGATCCTGCTCGGCGACCGGATCGTCACCATGACCGCCGGACCCTCGGCGGCCATCAAGACCGTCTACCCGTGCGACCTGCCCCGGCCCCGCGACCTGACCGACCCGGCCAGCGCCGCACTCTTCCGCGAACTCCGCGAGGACATCGGCGCCGAGGTGGCCCGCACCCTGCAGGCCCAGGGCCTCGACGACGGACACGACGGTCGACAGCGCCCGACAACCGACGGCGCCGACAGGAAGGCACGACGATGA
- the purB gene encoding adenylosuccinate lyase → MQLGSCFLDSLTVTSFFGNAEMRGVFNDRQLMQSWLDVEAALARAQAGLGVIPSAAAQAITAAARLDRLDTAVLAADAADTVHPLVPLVRALTAACQGDAGRYVHLGATTQDVMDTGFVLRARAGLDIVSRQVDELVRILRRLALRHRATPMAARTHGQQALPTTFGLRCAVWQSELQRHRTRLVQMRERLLVTSMGGAAGTMAGYGPQAFALERAVADELGLGVADTPWHATSDRFAECLMVLGLVASSAEKLAREIYFLGRTEVGEAHEPQRATQVGSSTMPHKRNPIRCEAVIAAAGTLRAQVPLAMQTMVAQDDRDMGVGMTLWKLLPECFILIGGALERLVEVFGDLGVDPDRMRTNLDLTGGLVLSEAIMLRLAEPLGREQAHHLVMRIVRDSLEQNRPFVEVLRADPQVAAALPGPELAGLLDPLSYVGHAAALVDRALLTSESP, encoded by the coding sequence ATGCAGCTCGGCTCGTGTTTCCTGGACTCGTTGACCGTCACCAGCTTCTTCGGCAACGCCGAGATGCGTGGCGTCTTCAACGACCGCCAGCTCATGCAGTCCTGGCTCGACGTCGAAGCGGCCCTGGCCCGTGCGCAGGCCGGCCTCGGCGTCATCCCGTCGGCCGCCGCCCAGGCGATCACCGCCGCGGCCCGGCTCGACCGGCTGGACACCGCGGTGCTCGCCGCCGACGCCGCCGACACCGTGCACCCGCTCGTGCCGCTGGTCCGGGCGCTGACCGCCGCCTGCCAGGGCGACGCCGGACGCTACGTCCACCTCGGCGCCACCACCCAGGACGTGATGGACACCGGGTTCGTGCTGCGCGCCCGGGCCGGCCTGGACATCGTCTCCCGCCAGGTCGACGAACTGGTCCGCATCCTGCGCCGGCTGGCCCTGCGACACCGGGCCACCCCGATGGCCGCCCGCACCCACGGCCAGCAGGCGCTGCCGACCACGTTCGGCCTGCGCTGCGCGGTGTGGCAGAGCGAACTGCAACGGCACCGTACCCGCCTGGTCCAGATGCGCGAACGCCTGCTGGTGACCAGCATGGGTGGCGCCGCCGGCACGATGGCCGGCTACGGTCCGCAGGCGTTCGCCCTGGAACGGGCCGTGGCCGACGAACTCGGCCTCGGCGTCGCCGACACCCCGTGGCACGCCACCTCGGACCGCTTCGCCGAGTGCCTGATGGTCCTCGGACTGGTCGCCTCCAGCGCCGAGAAACTGGCCCGCGAGATCTATTTCCTCGGCCGCACCGAGGTCGGCGAGGCCCACGAACCGCAGCGCGCCACCCAGGTCGGCAGCAGCACCATGCCGCACAAACGCAACCCGATCCGCTGCGAGGCGGTGATCGCCGCGGCCGGCACGCTGCGCGCCCAGGTGCCGCTGGCGATGCAGACCATGGTGGCGCAGGACGACCGCGACATGGGCGTCGGCATGACGCTGTGGAAACTGCTGCCGGAGTGCTTCATCCTCATCGGCGGTGCCCTGGAACGGCTGGTCGAGGTCTTCGGTGACCTCGGCGTCGATCCGGACCGGATGCGCACCAACCTCGATCTCACCGGTGGGCTGGTGCTCTCCGAGGCGATCATGCTCCGCCTCGCCGAACCGCTCGGCCGGGAGCAGGCCCACCACCTGGTGATGCGGATCGTCCGCGACAGCCTGGAGCAGAACCGGCCGTTCGTCGAGGTGCTGCGCGCCGACCCGCAGGTGG